One genomic region from Spirulina subsalsa PCC 9445 encodes:
- a CDS encoding YcjF family protein: protein MTEEPVNNVPERMTEGEKGKIQPRQGRLDALGRRVGELLGNTTHKVQQALPVGQVAQQTLRWFTVSEERVAEILAAVREELPTTEALLIGKPQAGKSSIVRGLTGVSAEIVGQGFRPHTQNTQRYAYPSEELPLLIFTDTVGLGDINQDTEGLIEELLGDLAQETKRARVLILTVKINDFATDTLRRIAQKLRQQYPMVPSVLAVTCLHEVYPKEVMEHPPYPPDLPEVGRVLTALQGDFAGLCDRTVLLDFTLEEDGFTPVFYGLEALRDTLADLLPEAEAKAIYQLLDEGAGEQLGMLYRDVGRRYILAFSVMAATVAAVPLPFATMPVLTTLQVSLVGVLGQLYGQTLTPSQAGGVVSAIAGGFLAQAIGRELIKFIPGLGSVIAASWAAAYTWALGEGACVYFGDLMGGKKPDPQKIQQVMREAFDAAKQRFK from the coding sequence ATGACTGAAGAACCTGTGAACAATGTTCCTGAAAGGATGACGGAGGGGGAAAAGGGGAAAATCCAACCTCGTCAGGGGCGTTTAGATGCCCTTGGGAGGCGGGTGGGCGAGTTGTTGGGCAATACGACTCATAAGGTGCAGCAAGCCCTTCCGGTGGGTCAGGTGGCTCAACAAACCCTACGCTGGTTTACTGTGAGTGAGGAACGGGTGGCGGAAATTTTGGCGGCAGTGCGGGAGGAGTTGCCCACGACGGAGGCGCTGTTAATTGGTAAACCCCAAGCGGGGAAAAGTTCCATTGTGCGGGGGTTAACGGGGGTTTCGGCGGAAATTGTCGGGCAGGGGTTCCGCCCCCATACCCAAAATACTCAACGTTATGCCTATCCGTCGGAGGAGCTTCCGTTGTTGATTTTTACGGATACGGTGGGCTTAGGGGACATTAATCAGGATACGGAGGGCTTGATTGAGGAGTTGCTGGGGGATTTGGCGCAGGAGACGAAACGGGCGCGGGTCTTGATTTTGACGGTAAAAATTAATGATTTTGCCACGGATACGTTGCGGCGAATTGCTCAAAAGTTGCGGCAACAGTATCCGATGGTGCCTTCTGTGTTGGCGGTGACTTGTCTCCATGAGGTGTATCCCAAGGAGGTGATGGAACATCCGCCCTATCCGCCGGATTTGCCGGAGGTGGGGCGGGTTTTGACGGCGCTGCAAGGGGATTTTGCGGGGTTATGCGATCGCACGGTTTTATTAGATTTTACGTTAGAAGAAGATGGCTTTACCCCGGTTTTCTACGGTTTGGAAGCCCTGCGGGATACCTTGGCGGATCTGTTGCCCGAAGCAGAAGCTAAGGCCATCTATCAGTTGTTGGATGAAGGGGCAGGGGAACAGTTGGGGATGTTATACCGGGATGTGGGGCGGCGTTATATTTTGGCGTTTTCGGTGATGGCGGCGACAGTGGCGGCGGTACCGTTACCGTTTGCAACGATGCCTGTTTTAACCACGTTGCAGGTGTCTTTAGTAGGGGTTTTAGGGCAATTATACGGCCAGACTTTGACTCCTTCTCAAGCGGGGGGTGTGGTGAGTGCGATCGCCGGAGGATTTTTAGCCCAAGCCATTGGCCGCGAGTTAATCAAGTTTATCCCCGGTTTAGGCAGTGTGATTGCTGCCTCTTGGGCGGCCGCCTATACTTGGGCGTTAGGGGAGGGGGCTTGTGTTTATTTTGGCGATTTAATGGGGGGGAAAAAACCGGATCCCCAAAAGATTCAACAAGTCATGCGGGAAGCTTTTGATGCCGCAAAACAACGGTTTAAGTAG
- a CDS encoding alanine/glycine:cation symporter family protein, whose amino-acid sequence MRRKLWIYFVLVLLVTQVQALAQEGTATPGFLDGLSEGFTWFVNNVIFGVLLFDAGTGFPFIVLWLITGAVFFTIRMKFINIRAFKHAVDVVRGKYDDPEDEGEVSHFQALATALSATVGLGNIAGVAIAVSMGGPGAVVWMTVGGLFGMTSKFVECTLGQKYRVVNPDGTISGGPMRYLSRGLAEMGQGILGRVLAIVFSVFCIFGAFGGANMFQANQSYGAVSRILPILPPWLYGLILAGLVGLVIIGGVERIGQVAGAVVPAMCGLYVLAALFILLVNFTEIPGAIATIFTEAFNPQAVQGGIVGVIAQGLRRSAFSNEAGIGSAAIAHSAAKTEEPVREGIVALLEPFIDTVLVCNMTALVIVITGAYNDPALADLREQGAGAELTSAAFGSAIPWFPAILAIAVFLFAFSTMISWGYYGERCWDYLTGGRAMIVYKVLFLFATFLGSIAAPGPVIDFSDGMLLAMALPNLIGAYFLCGQVGQDLKDYMNRLDSGEMRIYTPGES is encoded by the coding sequence ATGAGACGTAAACTATGGATTTATTTTGTCTTGGTGCTACTGGTGACTCAGGTTCAGGCCTTAGCTCAAGAGGGTACAGCAACGCCGGGATTTTTAGACGGCCTGAGTGAGGGGTTTACTTGGTTTGTCAATAATGTTATTTTCGGGGTTTTGTTGTTTGATGCGGGGACAGGATTTCCCTTTATTGTGCTGTGGCTGATTACGGGGGCGGTGTTTTTCACCATCCGCATGAAGTTTATTAATATTCGGGCTTTTAAGCACGCGGTGGATGTGGTGCGGGGGAAGTATGATGATCCCGAAGATGAAGGGGAGGTGTCCCATTTTCAGGCGCTGGCAACGGCCTTGTCGGCAACGGTGGGATTGGGGAATATTGCGGGAGTGGCGATCGCGGTTAGCATGGGAGGCCCCGGTGCAGTGGTTTGGATGACGGTGGGGGGACTCTTCGGCATGACGAGTAAATTTGTGGAATGTACCCTCGGGCAGAAGTACCGGGTAGTCAATCCCGATGGCACAATTTCCGGGGGGCCGATGCGTTATCTGTCCCGAGGATTAGCGGAAATGGGTCAAGGAATCTTGGGGAGGGTGTTGGCCATTGTCTTTTCTGTGTTTTGCATCTTTGGGGCTTTTGGGGGGGCAAATATGTTTCAAGCCAACCAATCCTATGGGGCGGTTTCCCGCATTTTACCCATTTTACCCCCTTGGCTCTACGGTTTAATTCTGGCGGGTTTAGTGGGGTTGGTGATTATCGGAGGGGTGGAACGCATTGGCCAGGTCGCTGGGGCGGTGGTGCCGGCTATGTGTGGTTTATATGTGTTAGCGGCGCTGTTTATTCTGTTGGTTAATTTTACAGAAATTCCCGGTGCGATCGCCACTATTTTTACAGAAGCCTTTAATCCCCAAGCGGTACAAGGGGGCATTGTCGGGGTGATTGCCCAAGGATTAAGACGTTCCGCCTTTTCCAACGAGGCTGGAATTGGCTCCGCGGCGATCGCCCATTCAGCCGCCAAAACTGAGGAACCGGTGCGGGAGGGCATTGTCGCCCTGTTAGAACCCTTTATTGATACTGTTTTGGTCTGTAATATGACCGCCCTCGTCATTGTCATTACCGGGGCTTATAATGATCCCGCTTTGGCAGACCTGCGCGAACAGGGAGCCGGTGCTGAATTGACCTCAGCCGCCTTTGGCAGTGCGATTCCTTGGTTTCCGGCCATTTTAGCGATCGCCGTTTTCCTCTTTGCCTTCTCGACGATGATTTCTTGGGGGTACTATGGCGAGCGCTGTTGGGACTATCTCACCGGAGGACGGGCGATGATTGTTTATAAAGTTCTGTTTCTCTTTGCCACCTTCCTCGGCTCCATTGCCGCCCCCGGTCCAGTCATTGATTTTAGTGATGGGATGTTATTAGCAATGGCCTTGCCCAACCTCATCGGTGCTTATTTCCTCTGTGGACAGGTCGGGCAAGATTTAAAAGATTATATGAATCGTTTAGACTCAGGGGAAATGAGAATCTATACCCCCGGGGAATCTTGA
- a CDS encoding universal stress protein translates to MSLFTSDRVLVPIDFSDESFQTQAEALDFVEDPRKLHIIHVLPHLNPAEPGMAWGKIDDKTRKENVLKHLHSRLPNAEEEGVNFHIAVGDPSSEIIDYAKAQKITLIVISSHGFSGLKRFLLGSVAERIVRHAPCPVLVRRH, encoded by the coding sequence ATGAGTTTATTTACCAGCGATCGCGTCCTTGTTCCCATTGACTTTTCAGACGAGTCCTTTCAAACCCAAGCAGAAGCCTTAGACTTTGTAGAAGATCCCAGAAAACTGCATATTATTCATGTTCTCCCCCATCTTAACCCCGCAGAACCCGGCATGGCTTGGGGAAAAATTGATGATAAAACTCGCAAAGAAAATGTTTTAAAACACCTCCATAGTCGCTTACCTAATGCAGAAGAAGAAGGGGTTAATTTTCATATTGCCGTAGGAGATCCTAGTTCAGAAATTATTGATTATGCCAAAGCTCAAAAAATCACCCTAATTGTCATTTCTTCTCATGGATTTAGTGGGTTAAAACGCTTTTTATTAGGGTCAGTTGCAGAACGAATTGTCCGCCATGCCCCTTGTCCCGTTCTAGTCAGAAGACATTAA
- the recJ gene encoding single-stranded-DNA-specific exonuclease RecJ yields the protein MQQQWQIAPTFEIPPEFLEIVQKFCPQSSGKFAAQLLWQRGLQNPADLPPFLDPDRHYTPSSPLEFGQEMKWAIQRLQQARERGERVTIWGDFDADGVTSTSVLWEGLGQFLTQHLQLNYYIPNRLTESHGLNLPGIEKLAQGGTQLIVTCDTGSTNLTEIIQAQDWGIDIIVTDHHTLPPERPPVTAIINPRYFHEEHPLYHLSGVAVAYKLVEALYAAFPDIPRKPLVELLDLVAIGLIADLVALKGDCRYLAKQGIKQLKTQQGSPTRPGVAELLKLCQRNGDRVTDISFGLGPRINAVSRIYGKAEYVVELLTNSDQERCQKLAQDAELANARRKELQNAVVEAVKKRLAQVDLSTTPIIILDDPQWSVGVLGLVAGQIAQEYHRPTILLSTEEQEEQPAFAKGSARSIEGIDLYELLASQQHLMHRFGGHPYAAGLSIRLENLPLFKEALEQEMRHRFPDLNLLKPKIQADLVVTVAELGQSLFRELSVLEPCGMGNPVPKLLIKNCWFRRLFNKNIEDPINREKIKYIKTTFQLCDSSEMKGFPGIWWGHYSTELSEQKRYDALVELDFNWSEKSGEKGYQVRLVDVREVSVYAEVMEGEWIVDYRGDVFTPNPSESCTVLTTCPSSWDDLLLSHRGALSASRKLALAYPSPPPLNSAQIWQQLQGIAKYLFRTKKQVLVAQIGEKLAINSQIVRLGLAALEEIGFSVVRDGEMITIDDYWPPLTLEKIALNLFLEAIEEAYFKQDYFYQVPLTTIQHQLASL from the coding sequence ATGCAGCAACAATGGCAAATTGCCCCCACCTTTGAAATTCCCCCCGAATTTCTAGAGATTGTGCAGAAATTCTGCCCCCAGTCTAGCGGAAAATTCGCCGCTCAATTACTCTGGCAACGGGGGCTACAAAACCCCGCCGACTTACCCCCCTTTTTAGACCCAGATCGTCATTATACGCCCAGCAGTCCCTTAGAATTTGGACAGGAGATGAAATGGGCGATTCAACGCTTGCAACAAGCCAGAGAACGGGGGGAACGAGTTACAATTTGGGGAGATTTTGATGCAGATGGTGTCACCTCAACCAGTGTTCTCTGGGAAGGACTAGGACAGTTTTTAACCCAACACTTGCAGCTAAATTATTATATCCCCAATCGCTTAACAGAATCTCATGGTTTGAATCTCCCCGGCATCGAAAAATTAGCCCAAGGGGGGACACAATTAATCGTCACCTGCGACACGGGAAGCACCAACCTAACAGAAATTATACAAGCCCAAGACTGGGGCATTGATATTATTGTGACCGATCATCATACTTTACCCCCAGAACGTCCTCCTGTTACAGCCATTATTAATCCTCGTTACTTCCACGAAGAACACCCCCTTTATCATTTATCGGGGGTAGCCGTTGCCTATAAATTAGTTGAAGCTTTATATGCCGCATTTCCAGATATTCCCCGAAAACCTTTAGTCGAACTTTTAGATTTAGTCGCCATTGGTTTAATTGCCGATTTAGTCGCCCTAAAAGGGGATTGTCGCTACTTAGCAAAACAGGGAATTAAACAGTTAAAAACACAACAGGGCAGCCCCACACGCCCCGGGGTAGCAGAATTACTGAAACTTTGTCAAAGAAACGGCGACCGTGTGACTGATATTTCCTTTGGTTTAGGCCCCCGAATTAACGCCGTCAGTCGCATCTATGGCAAGGCTGAATATGTCGTTGAACTGTTAACCAATTCTGATCAAGAACGCTGCCAAAAATTAGCCCAAGATGCAGAACTTGCCAATGCTCGACGGAAAGAACTACAAAATGCTGTAGTTGAAGCCGTTAAAAAACGACTCGCTCAAGTTGACCTATCCACTACCCCTATTATTATCCTAGATGATCCTCAATGGTCTGTAGGTGTCCTAGGATTAGTCGCCGGACAAATTGCCCAAGAATACCACCGCCCTACTATTCTTTTAAGCACAGAAGAACAGGAAGAACAGCCCGCTTTTGCCAAAGGTTCAGCCCGTTCTATTGAAGGAATTGATCTCTATGAACTCCTAGCAAGTCAACAGCATTTAATGCACCGCTTTGGGGGGCATCCCTACGCCGCAGGATTAAGTATTAGGCTAGAAAATTTACCCCTATTTAAAGAAGCCCTTGAACAAGAAATGCGGCACAGGTTTCCGGATCTAAATCTATTAAAACCCAAAATACAAGCAGATTTAGTGGTAACTGTTGCGGAGTTAGGGCAAAGTTTATTTCGAGAATTAAGTGTATTAGAACCCTGTGGCATGGGGAATCCTGTGCCTAAACTTTTGATAAAAAATTGCTGGTTTCGTCGGTTATTTAACAAGAATATTGAAGACCCTATTAATCGGGAAAAAATTAAATATATCAAAACCACTTTCCAGCTTTGTGATTCATCAGAGATGAAAGGATTCCCCGGCATTTGGTGGGGACACTACAGCACAGAACTTTCTGAGCAGAAACGCTATGATGCTTTAGTTGAACTAGACTTTAATTGGAGTGAAAAATCTGGAGAAAAAGGCTATCAAGTACGTCTGGTTGATGTTCGAGAAGTGTCTGTTTATGCAGAGGTAATGGAGGGGGAATGGATTGTTGATTACCGAGGGGACGTTTTTACCCCCAATCCCTCAGAAAGTTGTACGGTATTAACCACTTGTCCATCGAGTTGGGATGATTTATTATTATCCCATCGCGGCGCTCTGTCAGCCTCCCGCAAACTGGCCTTAGCTTATCCTTCTCCTCCTCCCCTCAACTCTGCCCAAATTTGGCAGCAACTCCAAGGCATTGCAAAGTATCTCTTCCGCACCAAAAAACAGGTTCTTGTAGCACAAATTGGCGAAAAATTAGCTATAAATTCACAAATTGTTAGATTAGGTTTAGCGGCTTTGGAAGAGATTGGGTTTTCTGTGGTGCGTGATGGAGAAATGATCACGATTGATGATTATTGGCCGCCTCTTACTCTGGAGAAAATAGCCTTAAATTTGTTCTTAGAAGCCATTGAGGAAGCCTACTTTAAACAGGATTATTTTTATCAAGTTCCTCTAACAACTATTCAACATCAACTAGCTAGTTTATAA
- a CDS encoding TM0106 family RecB-like putative nuclease: MIKILTLRSTVMLLNDELLLDYRRCERRSYLNVYGDISQREPERDFVLKLRQENRLQVMEFLAGREHCTPHFPASDWQLGAKQTAEWMAEGVNLIERGVLLLHEPISRVLAELSPEGETDGDAERRGESVVFVGRPTLLVKQPGQSRWGDWCYVPVNIRLGKRAKPEYKIVSAFHAYLLGRLQGERPLETQLILRDLDYYGVDLTVWFPRLAETLAGCWQMLAEKREPEVFISRQRCGLCHWHSSCHAIAQTQQHLSLVPGVTPSRYEELQQLGVNSLEQLAHFTLPEVTENLDFTVGEQLQLQALALWDNKPILRPQAPYHFKQQLPQNTIELYFDIEAEPERNVDYLLGVLYVNHTTQTQKFYTFLAEQPEDEPFIWHQCLALFERYPQAPIFHFADYEVDTVKRLSRSYGIPSQPWRKFLQRFVDIHHWVTASVVAPVESYSLKSLAKWLGFEWRDPDMSGDQTVCWYDQWLQKGDRHYLDAIVRYNEDDCRATYHLKMWLQEFLNGEP, encoded by the coding sequence ATGATTAAAATATTAACCCTCAGATCGACTGTAATGTTGTTGAATGACGAACTGTTGTTAGATTATCGGCGCTGTGAACGTCGATCCTACTTAAACGTCTATGGTGACATATCCCAACGTGAACCGGAACGGGATTTTGTCCTGAAACTACGGCAAGAAAACCGCTTGCAGGTAATGGAGTTTTTGGCGGGACGGGAACACTGCACCCCTCATTTTCCGGCCTCGGATTGGCAGCTAGGAGCGAAGCAGACGGCTGAATGGATGGCTGAGGGTGTAAATTTAATTGAGCGGGGGGTTTTGTTGCTCCATGAGCCGATTTCTCGGGTGTTGGCGGAGTTGAGTCCTGAAGGGGAGACGGATGGGGATGCCGAGAGGCGAGGGGAGTCGGTTGTTTTCGTGGGTCGTCCGACGCTGTTGGTGAAACAACCGGGACAGTCTCGTTGGGGGGATTGGTGTTATGTGCCTGTGAATATTCGCTTAGGGAAGCGTGCGAAACCGGAATATAAGATTGTCTCGGCGTTTCATGCCTATTTGTTGGGACGTTTGCAGGGGGAAAGACCTTTAGAAACTCAGTTAATCTTAAGAGATTTGGATTACTACGGGGTGGATTTAACGGTGTGGTTTCCCCGTTTAGCGGAAACTTTGGCTGGATGTTGGCAGATGTTGGCGGAAAAACGGGAGCCGGAGGTGTTTATTTCTAGGCAGCGCTGCGGTTTGTGTCACTGGCATTCCTCCTGTCATGCGATCGCACAAACTCAACAACATCTCTCTCTTGTCCCAGGTGTCACCCCCAGTCGCTACGAAGAATTACAGCAACTGGGGGTTAATAGTTTGGAACAACTCGCTCATTTTACCCTGCCAGAAGTGACCGAAAACCTTGATTTCACCGTCGGGGAACAGTTACAACTGCAAGCGCTGGCCTTGTGGGACAATAAGCCCATTTTACGACCTCAAGCACCCTACCACTTTAAACAACAATTGCCCCAGAATACCATTGAACTCTATTTTGATATAGAAGCTGAACCGGAGCGCAATGTGGATTATTTACTGGGGGTTCTCTATGTTAACCACACCACCCAAACCCAGAAATTTTATACTTTTTTGGCCGAACAACCGGAAGATGAACCGTTTATCTGGCATCAATGTTTAGCCTTATTTGAACGGTACCCCCAGGCCCCGATTTTTCACTTTGCTGATTATGAGGTAGACACCGTAAAACGCTTGAGTCGCTCCTATGGTATCCCCTCCCAACCTTGGCGTAAGTTTCTCCAGCGCTTTGTTGATATTCACCACTGGGTTACAGCGTCGGTGGTGGCTCCGGTGGAAAGTTATTCTCTGAAATCTTTGGCTAAGTGGTTGGGGTTTGAATGGCGAGATCCGGATATGAGTGGGGATCAAACGGTGTGCTGGTATGATCAATGGTTGCAAAAAGGCGATCGCCATTATCTAGATGCCATTGTGCGCTACAACGAAGATGATTGTCGCGCTACTTATCATCTCAAAATGTGGTTACAGGAGTTTTTGAATGGCGAACCGTGA
- a CDS encoding DUF4168 domain-containing protein, whose translation MAVAASEQTTVNHYIAQASGAAISERELAQFVSAWQKLGEIELAFRESAVEIVEEQGFTPERFNAILEAFRNQAEPTPALTNQEKEKLDTIVAQIEPLRQRTQVQMENALQSEGLAPDRFSEIYNTIQQDETLQQRVQQMMESQIGQ comes from the coding sequence ATGGCAGTCGCAGCGTCGGAGCAAACAACTGTCAATCATTATATAGCTCAAGCGAGTGGCGCGGCAATTAGTGAGCGAGAACTTGCACAATTTGTTAGTGCTTGGCAAAAGTTAGGGGAAATTGAACTCGCTTTTCGTGAGTCAGCCGTGGAAATTGTGGAAGAACAAGGATTCACCCCAGAACGTTTTAATGCCATTTTAGAAGCATTCCGCAATCAAGCAGAACCCACTCCTGCGCTAACGAATCAAGAAAAAGAAAAGTTAGATACTATCGTGGCTCAAATTGAACCTTTGCGTCAGCGTACACAAGTCCAAATGGAAAACGCGCTGCAAAGTGAAGGTTTAGCTCCGGATCGTTTTTCTGAGATTTATAACACGATTCAGCAAGATGAAACCTTGCAACAACGAGTTCAACAAATGATGGAATCTCAAATAGGTCAATAG
- the dndD gene encoding DNA sulfur modification protein DndD has translation MLFKELVLQNFGPYVGRQVIDLSPIHDEELKPIILLGGMNGGGKTTLMDAIRLAFYGQRAQCSTRGNLNYSDFLEQCVSRPAKDLEETIIELAFEHIHDNDNVTFRIRRRWTRSPKNGKDELEIITDKWVGDQSLGETMTKTWDERVEQILPLGISNLFLFDGEQVKELAEQESPPSQVVEAIESLLGLELAERLATDLETLINRKRKNSASQKELETIEALERKIDQLREEQEELEQVLKGLEREKMKAEYLEQQASDRFMTEGGKIAAQQTELAVAEKHINQQIEAKRQNLAQVAGGVLPLALITPLLEAAHQQGRKELSVKDALIAQDVLLKRDEKLVAYLQEIALPAAKFKKIQAFLQEEQEAIKQDLDPEFKSWLEADAKTLEALHGVLNHQLVSQKEQAKQELKELEDRLEELTSLEQKKQTAASPEAYKLLQLELQEAQKNVSQLVTEIEHKKKQIEGLGQTIKTLKKELEDYSRLTLDRKVNQDFIDSATKVQTTLTLFRERLTLKKLNKLEMEVTECFRYLLHKSDLVHRVAIEVDSFRISLYDPRGQAVPKHRLSAGEKQLLAIAFLWSLARVSGQNLPIAIDTPLGRLDSSHRNNLVERYFPAASSQVILLSTDTEIGAAEVEQLRDQNAIAREYLLEYNPKEQRTTIKSGYFF, from the coding sequence ATGTTATTTAAAGAATTAGTTCTACAAAATTTTGGGCCTTATGTGGGTCGTCAGGTGATTGATTTATCTCCCATCCACGATGAAGAATTAAAGCCGATTATTCTTTTAGGGGGTATGAATGGGGGAGGAAAAACTACCCTCATGGATGCCATTCGTCTGGCTTTTTATGGACAACGCGCCCAATGTTCCACCCGAGGGAATTTAAACTATAGTGATTTTTTAGAACAATGTGTAAGTCGGCCAGCGAAGGACTTAGAAGAAACCATTATTGAACTGGCTTTTGAGCATATTCACGACAATGATAATGTCACCTTTCGCATTCGTCGCCGTTGGACTCGTTCCCCAAAAAATGGCAAAGATGAGCTAGAAATTATCACGGATAAATGGGTAGGGGATCAATCTTTGGGCGAAACCATGACGAAAACATGGGATGAACGAGTGGAGCAGATTTTACCCTTGGGCATTTCTAATTTATTCTTATTTGATGGGGAACAGGTTAAAGAACTGGCAGAACAGGAAAGTCCTCCCTCCCAAGTGGTAGAGGCTATTGAATCGTTATTGGGGTTAGAATTAGCGGAACGATTAGCGACGGATTTAGAAACCTTAATTAACCGCAAACGTAAAAATAGTGCGAGTCAAAAAGAGTTAGAAACCATTGAGGCTTTAGAACGAAAAATTGATCAATTGCGGGAGGAACAAGAGGAATTAGAACAAGTGCTTAAGGGATTGGAACGGGAGAAAATGAAGGCCGAATATCTCGAACAACAGGCCTCAGATCGGTTTATGACAGAAGGGGGAAAAATTGCAGCCCAACAAACAGAATTAGCGGTGGCAGAAAAACACATCAACCAACAAATTGAGGCAAAACGGCAGAATTTAGCCCAAGTAGCGGGGGGGGTTTTACCTCTGGCGTTAATTACCCCTTTGTTAGAAGCGGCTCATCAACAGGGGAGAAAGGAGTTAAGTGTTAAGGATGCGTTAATTGCGCAGGATGTGTTATTAAAACGGGATGAGAAATTAGTGGCGTATTTACAGGAAATTGCCTTACCTGCGGCGAAGTTTAAAAAGATCCAAGCTTTTTTACAAGAAGAACAGGAGGCGATTAAGCAGGATCTAGATCCGGAGTTTAAATCGTGGTTAGAAGCGGATGCTAAAACCTTGGAGGCTCTTCATGGGGTTTTAAATCATCAACTGGTGAGTCAGAAGGAACAGGCAAAGCAAGAATTAAAGGAGTTAGAAGATCGGCTGGAAGAGTTAACCTCTTTAGAACAGAAAAAACAGACGGCGGCTTCTCCAGAAGCTTATAAACTGTTGCAACTTGAATTACAAGAGGCGCAAAAAAATGTGTCTCAACTGGTCACTGAAATTGAGCATAAAAAGAAGCAAATTGAGGGGTTAGGTCAAACGATTAAGACTCTGAAAAAAGAGTTAGAGGATTATAGCCGATTAACGTTAGATCGGAAAGTGAATCAAGATTTCATTGATTCGGCGACTAAAGTTCAAACTACGTTAACCCTATTTCGGGAACGGTTGACCCTGAAAAAACTCAATAAGTTAGAGATGGAGGTGACGGAATGTTTTCGTTATTTACTCCATAAATCGGATTTAGTCCATCGGGTGGCGATTGAGGTAGACTCGTTTCGGATTTCTTTGTATGATCCTCGGGGTCAAGCTGTGCCGAAACATCGTCTTTCTGCGGGGGAGAAACAGTTACTGGCGATCGCATTTTTATGGAGTTTAGCGCGAGTCTCCGGTCAAAACCTACCCATTGCCATTGATACCCCCCTAGGTCGTCTGGACTCTTCCCACCGCAATAACCTAGTGGAACGCTACTTTCCGGCCGCGTCTAGTCAAGTGATTTTACTCTCTACGGATACGGAAATTGGGGCGGCCGAAGTCGAACAATTGCGGGATCAAAATGCGATCGCTCGGGAATACCTCCTAGAATACAATCCTAAAGAACAACGCACCACGATCAAATCTGGTTATTTCTTCTAG
- the aqpZ gene encoding aquaporin Z — translation MSLVKKCAAECIGTFWLVFGGCGSAVLAAAFTAEAAKIGGDTLFPLGIGLVGVSLAFGLTVMTMAYAIGHISGCHLNPAVSFGLWAAKRFNGAELLPYIGAQVGGGILGAVVLYIIAAGQPGFSLAPNSLAVNGFGDLSPGGYGLIAGFVAEFVLTFMFLIVIVGSTDRRAPAGFAPVPIGLALTLIHLIGIPVTNVSVNPARSLGPALIVALFGGGTQAIAQVWLFWLAPILGAVAAGGLYLALFTEPKIATEPSLVD, via the coding sequence ATGTCTCTGGTTAAGAAATGTGCGGCTGAGTGCATTGGTACATTTTGGTTGGTCTTTGGTGGCTGCGGGAGTGCTGTGTTGGCGGCGGCGTTTACGGCGGAGGCGGCCAAGATTGGGGGGGATACCCTGTTCCCCTTGGGGATTGGTTTGGTGGGGGTGTCTCTCGCCTTTGGTTTAACGGTGATGACGATGGCCTATGCCATTGGTCATATTTCGGGCTGTCATCTCAATCCGGCGGTGTCTTTTGGGTTGTGGGCGGCGAAACGCTTTAATGGGGCGGAGTTGTTGCCTTATATTGGCGCTCAAGTCGGGGGCGGCATTTTGGGGGCGGTGGTGTTGTATATCATTGCCGCAGGCCAGCCCGGTTTTAGTTTAGCTCCCAATAGTTTGGCGGTCAATGGGTTTGGGGATTTGTCGCCGGGGGGTTATGGTTTGATTGCGGGGTTTGTGGCTGAGTTTGTTCTCACGTTCATGTTTTTAATTGTGATTGTGGGATCTACGGATCGTCGTGCGCCTGCGGGTTTTGCTCCGGTGCCAATTGGTTTGGCGTTGACGTTAATCCACTTAATTGGGATTCCGGTGACGAATGTTTCCGTCAATCCGGCCCGCAGTTTGGGGCCGGCTTTGATTGTGGCGTTGTTTGGGGGAGGAACTCAGGCGATCGCACAAGTCTGGTTATTTTGGTTAGCTCCCATTCTAGGGGCGGTGGCGGCGGGGGGATTATACCTCGCGCTGTTCACTGAACCAAAAATCGCCACTGAACCAAGTCTAGTGGATTGA